The following proteins are encoded in a genomic region of Ornithinibacillus sp. 4-3:
- the flgL gene encoding flagellar hook-associated protein FlgL, protein MRVTQGMLSNNMLRNLMNSQNKMDKYFTQLYTGKKISRPSDDPVVAMKGINHRTQVAEIEQYKRNIGETHTWMDNSDAALDKATQAMHRLNELAVQANNGTYDEEEFISIKEEVKQLKEHLVDIANTNVNGKYIFNGTNTNEKPISMTNGEIDSIEYNTNPILIEVSKGTSIPVNVDGSKVFGQDFFDKLDNFIESLDALGNDEVSDIDESIEDINEMMNGIVNTRAELGARMNRMELVENRVKEQEIIATKTMSDNENIDFEEAITNLITQESLHRAALSAGSRIIQPTLIDFLR, encoded by the coding sequence ATGCGAGTAACACAAGGAATGCTTTCTAATAATATGCTTCGTAATTTAATGAATAGCCAAAACAAAATGGATAAATACTTCACACAGCTATATACTGGGAAAAAAATCAGTCGTCCATCTGATGATCCTGTAGTAGCAATGAAGGGAATTAATCACCGTACACAAGTAGCAGAAATTGAGCAATACAAACGCAATATTGGTGAAACACATACATGGATGGATAATTCGGATGCTGCATTAGATAAGGCAACACAGGCAATGCATCGTTTAAATGAACTGGCTGTTCAAGCAAATAATGGAACATATGATGAAGAAGAATTTATTAGTATTAAGGAAGAGGTAAAACAATTAAAAGAACATCTTGTTGATATTGCTAATACAAATGTTAATGGAAAATATATTTTTAATGGAACAAATACAAATGAAAAACCGATTTCCATGACAAATGGAGAGATTGATAGCATTGAGTATAATACAAACCCTATTTTAATTGAGGTTTCTAAAGGTACATCTATTCCTGTAAATGTAGATGGTTCTAAAGTCTTTGGGCAAGATTTCTTTGATAAATTAGATAATTTCATCGAGTCTCTTGATGCCCTTGGAAATGATGAAGTTAGTGATATTGATGAAAGTATTGAAGACATCAATGAAATGATGAATGGTATTGTGAATACACGTGCAGAGTTAGGGGCACGTATGAATCGTATGGAGCTTGTGGAAAATAGAGTGAAAGAGCAAGAAATAATTGCGACGAAGACAATGTCAGATAATGAAAATATTGATTTTGAAGAAGCAATTACAAATTTAATCACACAAGAAAGTTTACATCGAGCTGCTTTATCAGCAGGTTCAAGAATTATTCAACCAACGCTAATAGACTTCCTAAGATAA
- a CDS encoding DUF6470 family protein, translating to MQFPQIRMESQFAQISMTQTSAKLEISQPKAEIAMEQPKAEISIHTEPGKLTIDQTQAWEAMDLMNITRRNEKIAQKAIQDVLAGMERIARQGQELMQIENNGNPIVSQAIENGHRQPKSIGQNYTPLPFPVKINYEPARVQTGIIANQPKIDVVTHKPEYTYHPGTIEIQMKQYHQLQIDYVNLFSDSI from the coding sequence ATGCAGTTTCCTCAAATACGTATGGAATCACAATTTGCTCAAATTAGTATGACACAGACATCTGCAAAGCTAGAGATTTCACAGCCAAAAGCTGAAATAGCTATGGAACAACCAAAAGCAGAGATTTCTATCCATACAGAACCAGGTAAATTGACAATTGATCAAACACAAGCCTGGGAAGCAATGGATTTGATGAATATAACGAGAAGAAATGAAAAGATTGCTCAAAAAGCTATCCAAGATGTATTAGCGGGTATGGAGAGAATTGCTAGACAAGGACAAGAATTAATGCAAATTGAAAATAATGGTAATCCAATTGTGTCTCAAGCCATTGAAAATGGTCATAGACAGCCAAAGTCAATTGGGCAAAACTACACTCCATTACCTTTCCCAGTGAAAATTAACTATGAGCCAGCAAGGGTACAAACAGGAATCATCGCTAATCAACCAAAAATTGATGTGGTCACTCATAAACCAGAATATACCTATCACCCGGGTACAATAGAGATCCAAATGAAACAGTATCATCAATTACAAATTGACTATGTAAATTTATTTTCAGATTCAATTTAA
- the fliW gene encoding flagellar assembly protein FliW, producing the protein MIVLTKYLGEMKIDEANIIHFSGGLPGFLEETKFILLDLPGNPLFQFLQSIQTPDLAFIVTDPYHYYQDYQFELDEQILTALQIESEKEVMVRAIITLKEPFTASTMNLKAPVVINPISKAGKQFILNKEQYEAKTPILPKGGE; encoded by the coding sequence ATGATAGTTTTAACGAAGTATTTAGGAGAAATGAAAATTGATGAAGCTAATATTATTCATTTTTCTGGAGGGCTTCCGGGATTCTTAGAAGAGACAAAATTCATTTTATTAGATTTACCAGGAAATCCGTTATTTCAATTTTTACAATCCATTCAAACACCGGATTTAGCATTTATTGTTACAGATCCATATCATTATTATCAAGATTACCAATTTGAATTAGATGAGCAGATTTTAACGGCTCTGCAGATAGAGTCAGAAAAGGAAGTAATGGTTCGGGCAATTATTACATTAAAAGAACCTTTTACGGCAAGTACAATGAACTTAAAAGCACCAGTTGTTATCAATCCTATAAGCAAAGCAGGAAAACAATTTATTTTAAATAAGGAACAATATGAAGCTAAAACTCCTATTTTGCCAAAGGGAGGAGAATAA
- the csrA gene encoding carbon storage regulator CsrA: MLVLTRKKGEAIQIGDQIEVKILSIDGDQIKIGINAPQAVEIFRKEIYNEILQQNNEAANVNVDVLSLLKNNEES; encoded by the coding sequence ATGCTTGTACTAACAAGAAAAAAAGGGGAAGCTATCCAAATTGGAGATCAGATTGAAGTGAAGATTCTTTCTATCGATGGTGACCAAATTAAAATTGGGATTAATGCTCCACAAGCTGTTGAAATTTTTCGTAAGGAAATCTATAACGAAATCCTTCAACAGAATAATGAAGCAGCAAATGTAAATGTCGATGTACTATCCTTATTAAAAAATAATGAGGAAAGTTAA
- a CDS encoding flagellar protein FlaG has translation MKIENTSTQLFFYQTSLSVQAHNSNTKVLEDVYYKANVDPKENKNELDIKAKDSSNETFSSLQFKYHEELNEYYVAVIDPLTNEIIKEIPPKNMLDKYAVRVKYIGLLVDKRA, from the coding sequence ATGAAAATAGAGAATACATCAACACAACTATTTTTTTACCAAACATCTCTTTCTGTACAAGCACATAATTCAAATACAAAGGTACTAGAGGATGTTTACTATAAAGCAAATGTAGATCCAAAAGAAAATAAGAATGAGTTGGATATTAAAGCAAAAGACTCCAGTAATGAAACTTTTTCAAGTTTGCAATTTAAATATCATGAAGAGTTAAACGAATATTATGTGGCGGTTATTGATCCTTTAACCAATGAAATTATTAAAGAAATCCCGCCAAAGAATATGCTTGATAAATATGCTGTGAGAGTGAAATATATCGGCTTATTAGTAGATAAACGAGCATAA
- the fliD gene encoding flagellar filament capping protein FliD, whose amino-acid sequence MVMRIGGIASGMDIESIVNKLMEAERMPLERMQQDRTTLTWQRDAFRDINKKLLEFDNLMLNMRLSKTYQSKKVTSSQEGAVTASGVSTTPTGTYSIEVQKLASNAMNIGREMDIDPTKTFKELADEGVDVPLGEFKFFTFNEKENMMEEHTFTITEDDTLQSALRHINNASDNISAFYDKEAKRVVLETSRTGNHNTTTEFNGAEIGFYAVNEGEGKEQNRFFTDFLNLDATKRDAEGNLIKAEIGGENARFVYNNGLEIESKNNKYEINNITFEFHNVTNGNARITIVNDTEVAFDAIKNFVDKYNEVIDLIHGSQQEERFRDFPPLTAEQKKELSESEIKQWEEKAKSGLLRGESFLTNGLSSMRQSWYAKVDTDGAYTSITQLGITTTAAYLDGGKLEIDEEKLMQALENGAEDVNKLFNGLITGLRSSVQSTMDRVEERAGKGTSTLDNYTIGKRMKDLDKRITAFEARMIRVENRHWSQFTAMEKAIQQMNNQSSQLFAQFGG is encoded by the coding sequence ATGGTTATGCGTATTGGTGGAATTGCATCGGGAATGGATATTGAAAGTATTGTAAATAAATTAATGGAAGCTGAAAGAATGCCATTAGAGCGGATGCAGCAAGATAGAACAACCTTAACATGGCAGCGAGATGCTTTTCGTGATATTAATAAAAAGTTATTAGAATTTGATAATTTAATGTTAAACATGCGATTAAGTAAGACATATCAATCCAAAAAAGTTACTTCTTCACAGGAGGGTGCAGTTACAGCTAGTGGTGTATCAACGACTCCGACTGGTACTTATTCAATTGAAGTGCAAAAGCTTGCTTCTAATGCGATGAATATTGGTCGAGAAATGGATATTGATCCAACGAAAACATTTAAGGAATTAGCGGATGAGGGCGTAGATGTTCCTTTAGGAGAATTTAAATTCTTCACGTTTAATGAAAAAGAGAACATGATGGAAGAGCACACTTTCACAATTACAGAGGATGATACCTTACAATCTGCTTTAAGACATATTAATAATGCTAGTGATAATATAAGTGCTTTTTATGATAAAGAGGCAAAACGTGTGGTATTAGAAACGTCTAGAACCGGAAATCATAATACAACAACTGAATTTAATGGAGCAGAAATTGGTTTTTACGCTGTTAACGAAGGTGAAGGTAAGGAGCAAAACAGATTCTTCACAGATTTTCTTAATCTCGACGCAACAAAAAGAGATGCTGAGGGGAATCTGATTAAAGCTGAAATTGGTGGAGAAAACGCTCGATTTGTTTATAATAATGGATTAGAAATAGAATCAAAGAATAATAAATATGAAATTAACAATATTACATTTGAATTTCATAACGTAACGAATGGTAATGCAAGAATCACCATTGTAAATGATACAGAAGTTGCGTTCGATGCCATTAAGAATTTCGTAGACAAATACAATGAGGTAATTGATTTGATCCATGGTTCACAACAAGAAGAAAGATTTCGTGATTTCCCACCATTAACAGCGGAACAGAAAAAGGAACTTTCGGAAAGTGAAATAAAACAGTGGGAAGAAAAAGCTAAAAGCGGCCTTCTTCGTGGAGAATCATTCCTAACAAATGGATTATCATCTATGCGTCAAAGCTGGTATGCGAAGGTAGATACAGATGGCGCCTATACCTCAATCACACAACTAGGTATCACAACAACGGCTGCATATTTAGATGGTGGAAAACTAGAAATAGATGAAGAGAAATTGATGCAGGCTTTAGAAAATGGAGCAGAGGATGTTAATAAGCTGTTTAACGGGCTAATTACAGGCTTACGTTCAAGTGTACAAAGCACGATGGACAGAGTGGAAGAACGTGCAGGAAAAGGAACTTCTACACTAGATAATTACACAATTGGTAAGAGAATGAAGGACTTAGATAAACGAATCACGGCATTTGAAGCACGTATGATTCGAGTAGAGAATAGACATTGGAGTCAATTTACGGCAATGGAAAAAGCTATTCAACAAATGAATAATCAATCCTCACAGCTGTTTGCTCAGTTTGGTGGATAG
- the fliS gene encoding flagellar export chaperone FliS: MAMNKHYEAYQNNAITTASGGQLTLMLYNGCIKFIKQAMNDVNEKNFEGKNTNIQKAQDILQELMLTLDRNIPIAAELLPLYEYMHFRLTEANIQNSSADLEEVLSYVIDFRNTWKTVLQTAGSNQATTIKDAQI; encoded by the coding sequence ATGGCAATGAATAAACATTATGAGGCTTACCAAAATAATGCAATAACTACCGCTTCAGGAGGTCAGCTTACGTTAATGTTATATAATGGATGCATTAAGTTTATCAAGCAAGCAATGAATGATGTCAATGAAAAGAATTTTGAAGGCAAGAATACAAACATTCAAAAGGCCCAAGATATTCTTCAAGAATTAATGCTCACACTAGATCGTAACATCCCGATTGCTGCTGAACTTTTACCATTATATGAATATATGCATTTTCGCTTGACAGAAGCAAATATCCAAAACAGCTCCGCTGATTTAGAAGAGGTATTATCCTATGTGATAGATTTTCGAAATACGTGGAAGACTGTACTACAGACAGCAGGATCCAATCAAGCTACAACAATTAAGGATGCGCAAATATAA
- a CDS encoding flagellar protein FliT: MSPLQAIYQITVKLNQTLSQHITSKNREEIIEEISNLISQRALWMEKIQGESNFSTEEKKLGHEIMELNYRVQKEMENLFNQLKVEMKSTQKQKKMNKNYVNPYADVQLMDGMFLDSKQ, translated from the coding sequence ATGAGTCCTTTACAAGCAATCTATCAAATTACGGTTAAATTAAATCAAACTTTATCTCAGCATATTACTTCGAAAAATCGAGAAGAAATAATTGAGGAAATTTCTAATCTTATTTCTCAAAGAGCTCTGTGGATGGAGAAAATTCAAGGTGAATCAAATTTTTCTACAGAGGAGAAAAAGCTAGGGCATGAAATAATGGAATTGAATTATCGTGTGCAGAAGGAAATGGAAAATTTATTCAATCAATTAAAAGTAGAAATGAAATCGACTCAGAAACAGAAAAAAATGAATAAGAATTATGTTAATCCATACGCTGACGTTCAACTAATGGATGGTATGTTCTTAGACAGCAAACAGTAA
- the raiA gene encoding ribosome-associated translation inhibitor RaiA yields MNFNIRGENIEVTQAIRDYAEKKITKLEKYFDDKPTSDVHVRLSVYNNEQRIEVTIPMSDLLLRAEEQHVDLYAAIDLVIDKLERQIRKYKTKVNRKLRGKDSPKLLAAEIAANGAAKEEESSNEIEIVRTKRFDLKPMDSEEAILQMDMLDHAFFVFTNAVSGDTNVVYRRKDGKYGLIEPN; encoded by the coding sequence ATGAACTTTAACATTCGTGGAGAAAATATTGAGGTAACTCAGGCGATTCGAGATTATGCGGAAAAGAAAATTACTAAACTAGAAAAATACTTTGATGATAAGCCTACATCCGATGTACATGTAAGATTAAGTGTCTATAACAATGAACAAAGAATAGAAGTAACTATTCCAATGAGTGATTTACTACTTCGTGCAGAGGAGCAACATGTAGATTTATATGCAGCAATTGATTTAGTAATTGATAAATTGGAAAGACAGATTAGAAAATATAAGACAAAAGTAAATCGTAAATTAAGAGGAAAAGATTCACCTAAATTACTTGCAGCTGAAATCGCAGCAAATGGCGCTGCTAAGGAAGAAGAATCTTCTAATGAAATTGAAATTGTAAGAACAAAACGTTTTGATTTAAAACCAATGGATTCAGAAGAAGCTATTTTACAAATGGACATGTTAGACCATGCATTCTTCGTATTTACAAATGCTGTTTCAGGTGACACAAATGTAGTTTATCGACGCAAAGACGGTAAATACGGATTAATTGAACCGAATTAA
- the secA gene encoding preprotein translocase subunit SecA yields the protein MAQILKKIFGDGNKRQVKQLEKRANQIEALEQEFELLSDNDLKNKTSEFKARYENGETLEDMLVEAYATVREASKRVLKMRPYYVQLLGAIALHEGNIAEMKTGEGKTLASTMPVYLNAIAGEGVHVITVNDYLADRDSTEMGKLYEFLGMTVGLNQNGLSKEEKREAYACDITYGTNNEFGFDYLRDNMVLYKEQMVQRKLNFAVIDEVDSILIDEARTPLIISGTAEKSTALYQQANSFVATLNRETDYTYDVKSKGVQLTEEGINKAEAYFNIDNLFDLKQVSLTHHVNQALKAHAAMHRDTDYVVEEGEVVIVDQFTGRLMKGRRYSDGLHQAIEAKEGLQIQNESMTLASITFQNYFRMYKKLSGMTGTAKTEEEEFRNIYNMDVIVIPTNQPIVREDRPDMIYKTAQAKFKAVVENIKQRHELGQPVLVGTVAVETSELISKLLKKAKVQHDVLNAKNHYREAEIIEHAGQTGAVTIATNMAGRGTDIKLGEGVIELGGLAVIGTERHESRRIDNQLRGRAGRQGDPGMSQFFLSMEDELMRRFGSENMANMMERLGMGEDEAIESKMISRAVESAQKRVEGNNFDARKTILSYDDVLREQREIIYNQRFEVIESDLENLNKIIDRMINSVIERQVNFHTQEDEEENWDLQAIVDFAHGNLVNTEDIAVSDIKGKDPSEMIELLLAKVKKRYDEKTEELSPEQMKEFQKVILLRTVDSKWMGHIDQMDQLRQGIHLRAYAQDDPLREYQLEGFSMFENMIASIEEEVVKYVMKAQIQENVKREEVARNTKAVAGGQAEQQKRKPYVRKVNIGRNDPCPCGSGKKYKHCHGI from the coding sequence ATGGCACAAATTTTAAAGAAAATATTTGGTGACGGCAACAAAAGACAAGTTAAACAACTTGAGAAGCGAGCTAATCAAATTGAAGCATTAGAACAAGAGTTTGAGTTGTTATCAGATAATGATTTAAAGAATAAAACATCTGAATTTAAAGCTCGATATGAAAATGGAGAAACTTTAGAAGATATGCTAGTAGAAGCATATGCAACAGTAAGAGAAGCATCTAAAAGAGTTTTGAAAATGCGTCCATACTATGTTCAGTTATTAGGTGCTATAGCCTTGCATGAAGGTAATATTGCAGAGATGAAGACAGGGGAAGGTAAAACATTAGCATCAACTATGCCTGTTTACTTAAATGCAATTGCTGGAGAAGGCGTACATGTTATTACTGTCAATGATTATTTAGCAGACCGTGACTCCACAGAAATGGGAAAGCTATATGAATTTTTAGGCATGACAGTAGGACTGAATCAAAACGGTTTATCAAAGGAAGAGAAACGTGAAGCATATGCTTGTGATATAACCTATGGTACAAATAATGAATTTGGCTTTGATTATTTACGTGATAATATGGTTCTTTATAAAGAGCAGATGGTACAACGTAAATTAAATTTTGCAGTTATCGATGAGGTGGACTCTATTCTTATTGATGAAGCGAGAACACCATTGATTATTTCTGGAACTGCTGAAAAATCTACAGCATTGTATCAACAGGCAAATTCATTTGTAGCAACGTTAAATCGTGAAACAGATTATACGTATGATGTGAAATCAAAAGGTGTGCAATTAACAGAAGAAGGTATTAATAAAGCAGAAGCGTATTTTAATATAGATAATTTATTTGATTTAAAACAAGTTTCCCTAACGCATCATGTTAACCAAGCTTTAAAAGCACATGCTGCGATGCATCGAGATACTGATTATGTAGTAGAAGAAGGCGAAGTAGTTATTGTCGATCAGTTCACTGGACGTTTAATGAAAGGAAGACGTTATAGTGATGGCCTTCATCAAGCAATTGAAGCAAAAGAAGGTTTACAAATCCAAAATGAAAGTATGACATTAGCCTCTATTACTTTCCAAAACTATTTCCGTATGTATAAAAAGCTATCAGGTATGACAGGTACTGCGAAAACAGAAGAGGAAGAGTTTAGAAATATTTATAACATGGATGTTATTGTAATTCCGACGAATCAACCAATTGTTCGTGAAGATCGACCAGATATGATATATAAAACGGCACAAGCTAAGTTTAAAGCCGTAGTAGAAAATATTAAACAGCGCCATGAACTAGGTCAACCTGTTCTTGTTGGTACGGTAGCTGTAGAAACATCAGAACTAATTTCAAAATTGCTTAAAAAAGCTAAAGTACAACATGATGTGTTAAATGCCAAAAACCACTATCGTGAGGCAGAAATCATCGAACATGCTGGCCAAACTGGAGCTGTAACAATTGCGACAAACATGGCTGGACGTGGAACAGATATTAAGCTAGGTGAAGGTGTCATTGAACTGGGCGGTCTAGCGGTTATTGGTACAGAACGACATGAATCAAGACGTATTGATAACCAGTTACGTGGTCGTGCAGGACGTCAAGGAGATCCAGGAATGTCGCAATTCTTCTTGTCTATGGAAGATGAATTAATGCGCCGTTTTGGTTCAGAAAATATGGCGAATATGATGGAACGCCTAGGTATGGGCGAAGACGAGGCAATAGAAAGTAAAATGATTTCACGTGCTGTAGAATCTGCGCAAAAACGTGTAGAAGGAAATAACTTTGATGCACGTAAAACAATCCTTTCTTATGATGATGTGCTTCGAGAACAACGTGAGATTATCTATAATCAGCGTTTTGAAGTAATCGAATCAGACTTGGAGAATTTAAATAAGATAATTGACCGAATGATTAACTCTGTCATAGAGCGTCAGGTTAATTTCCATACACAGGAAGATGAGGAAGAAAATTGGGATTTACAGGCAATTGTTGATTTTGCACATGGTAACTTAGTAAATACAGAGGACATTGCTGTTTCTGATATTAAAGGAAAAGATCCTTCTGAAATGATTGAATTGCTACTTGCTAAAGTGAAGAAACGTTATGATGAAAAAACAGAGGAATTATCTCCAGAACAAATGAAGGAATTCCAAAAAGTTATTTTACTTCGTACGGTTGATTCCAAATGGATGGGGCATATTGATCAAATGGATCAATTGCGTCAGGGAATTCATTTACGTGCTTATGCTCAGGACGATCCATTACGTGAATATCAGCTAGAAGGATTTTCAATGTTTGAAAACATGATTGCAAGTATTGAAGAAGAAGTTGTGAAATACGTAATGAAAGCACAGATTCAAGAAAATGTTAAACGTGAAGAAGTAGCTAGAAATACAAAAGCTGTTGCTGGCGGTCAAGCCGAACAACAAAAACGCAAACCATATGTAAGAAAAGTAAATATTGGAAGAAATGATCCTTGCCCATGCGGAAGCGGTAAGAAATATAAGCATTGTCATGGAATCTAA
- the prfB gene encoding peptide chain release factor 2 (programmed frameshift), translating to MELVEIKQELDKMTSRIAEFRGLFDLDQSKVRIQELEEEMSDPDFWNNRDTAQKVINEANQLKNRVNTIEEMTERVENAVVLHELVKEENDVELLKELNGEVNEIGQHINEFELQMLLSEPYDANNAILELHPGAGGTESQDWASMLLRMYQRWAESKNYSVETLNYLAGDEAGVKSVTLLIKGHNAYGYLKAEKGVHRLVRISPFDSSGRRHTSFVSCEISPEMTEDIDIEVRPDDLKIDTYRSSGAGGQHVNTTDSAVRITHLPTKITVTCQNERSQIKNRESAMKMLKAKLYQLEIEKKQQELAEIRGDQKEIGWGSQIRSYVFHPYSMVKDHRTNVEAGNVQAVMDGEIDVFIDAYLRSQM from the exons ATGGAGTTAGTGGAAATTAAACAAGAATTGGATAAAATGACTTCTCGTATTGCTGAATTTAGG GGTCTCTTTGACTTAGATCAAAGTAAAGTACGTATCCAAGAACTAGAGGAAGAAATGTCTGACCCTGACTTTTGGAATAATCGTGATACAGCTCAAAAAGTAATTAACGAAGCAAACCAACTCAAAAACCGTGTGAATACGATTGAAGAAATGACAGAACGTGTAGAAAATGCAGTAGTTTTACATGAGCTAGTTAAAGAAGAAAATGATGTTGAGTTACTAAAAGAGCTAAATGGAGAAGTAAATGAAATAGGTCAACATATTAATGAGTTTGAACTACAGATGCTTCTAAGTGAGCCGTATGATGCCAATAATGCAATTTTAGAATTACATCCTGGTGCTGGTGGTACAGAATCTCAGGATTGGGCGAGTATGCTGCTTAGAATGTATCAGCGTTGGGCAGAATCAAAAAATTATTCCGTCGAAACATTAAATTATCTTGCTGGTGATGAAGCAGGAGTGAAAAGTGTTACGCTACTGATTAAAGGACATAATGCATATGGCTATTTAAAAGCAGAAAAAGGAGTCCATCGTTTAGTGCGAATTTCTCCCTTTGATTCTTCTGGACGTCGTCACACTTCATTTGTTTCCTGTGAAATATCACCAGAAATGACTGAGGATATAGATATTGAAGTACGTCCAGATGATTTGAAAATTGATACGTATCGTTCAAGTGGTGCAGGTGGGCAGCATGTTAATACAACAGATTCTGCGGTTCGTATTACACATTTACCTACCAAAATTACAGTAACCTGCCAAAATGAACGTTCGCAAATTAAAAATCGTGAAAGTGCGATGAAAATGCTTAAGGCAAAATTATATCAGTTGGAAATTGAGAAGAAACAGCAGGAGCTAGCAGAAATTAGAGGAGATCAGAAAGAGATCGGTTGGGGAAGTCAGATTCGTTCGTATGTTTTCCATCCATACTCTATGGTGAAGGATCACCGAACTAATGTAGAGGCTGGAAATGTTCAAGCAGTAATGGATGGAGAAATAGATGTATTTATTGATGCATATCTCCGCTCACAAATGTAG
- the cccB gene encoding cytochrome c551 — MKKWLLMILVGTALVLGACGGGDDDQTSEGGSSNGDAADAEAIYKSNCTACHGADLSGGVGPSLETIGASLSADEIADIIENGTGNMGPQNVSADDREVLSEWLAAKK; from the coding sequence ATGAAAAAATGGTTATTAATGATTTTAGTTGGAACTGCATTAGTACTTGGAGCTTGTGGTGGCGGAGATGATGATCAAACATCTGAAGGTGGTTCTTCTAACGGAGATGCTGCTGATGCTGAAGCAATTTACAAGAGCAACTGTACAGCATGTCACGGTGCTGACTTATCAGGTGGAGTTGGTCCTTCATTAGAGACTATTGGTGCATCACTATCGGCTGATGAAATTGCTGATATCATTGAAAATGGTACTGGTAACATGGGACCACAAAATGTAAGTGCTGACGACCGTGAGGTTTTATCAGAATGGTTAGCAGCTAAAAAGTAA
- the ftsE gene encoding cell division ATP-binding protein FtsE: MIIMKDIYKKYNNGVTAVNGIDVHIERGEFVYIVGPSGAGKSTFVRLIYREEKPTSGELIVDGQDLSKLKEKNVPFLRRKVGVVFQDFKLLPKLTAYENVAFALEVIEESPKNIRSKVMEVLELVGLKNKSRSLPLELSGGEQQRVAIARAIVNNPKVVIADEPTGNLDSDTSWEIMRIFEEINFRGATIVMATHSKEIVNTMKKRVIAIENGIIARDEHRGEYGYEI, encoded by the coding sequence ATGATTATAATGAAAGATATTTATAAAAAATATAATAATGGGGTTACAGCAGTAAACGGAATTGATGTACATATTGAACGAGGTGAATTTGTATATATTGTCGGGCCGAGTGGGGCAGGAAAGTCTACCTTTGTTCGGTTGATTTATCGTGAAGAAAAACCTACCTCTGGAGAATTAATAGTTGATGGGCAAGATTTAAGTAAGTTAAAAGAAAAGAATGTACCGTTTTTAAGAAGAAAAGTGGGTGTTGTTTTCCAAGATTTTAAATTACTTCCTAAATTAACAGCATATGAAAATGTGGCATTTGCTTTGGAAGTTATTGAAGAATCACCGAAAAATATTCGCAGTAAAGTAATGGAAGTTCTAGAATTAGTAGGATTAAAGAATAAATCTCGTTCACTACCATTAGAACTATCAGGTGGGGAGCAGCAGAGGGTAGCGATTGCTAGAGCAATTGTGAACAACCCAAAAGTAGTTATTGCAGATGAGCCGACAGGAAATTTAGATTCAGATACCTCTTGGGAGATTATGCGTATTTTTGAAGAAATTAATTTTCGCGGAGCAACTATTGTAATGGCGACGCATAGTAAAGAAATTGTGAACACGATGAAAAAACGAGTCATTGCAATAGAAAATGGAATTATTGCTAGAGACGAACACCGGGGTGAATATGGCTATGAAATTTAG